TTCGCACGCTTTGTACTACATTGCGACAAGCGATATGTACTTTTATTAGCTTATAATATATATAGGTAATTAATCCAATGACTCATATATTTTTGCAATTGGATCTTAATGGTTGATGTTGGTTTAGAGAGTAGACCCAATCATGGGTTTGGCAGCCCACCACATGCTATGCCAGCTCAAGCAACAAGAGCCGAAGACATCTTTAGGCGAGCTTGGACCTACGGTAAGAGGGCTTGACCCGCCCAACTAGGCCCGAGCAAGCTCACCCTCCTCGCCTGATCTGAGGGGTCGATAAGACATGGCTCGAACCTGCGCATTTATAACCTCTATTATTAGTGCGCTCACCATTAACTGTATTGCTTTAGTAGTATTGATTATGATTAAGGACAAAGTTGCTATTAATCAGGATCATACATTAACTGTATATTCTGCTAAGGTGCTGTTCTGTGCAAATGATTTTTACCTCTCCTGTGGACAGAGGGAAGATGCTGTCCATTCGGGGATTCAGTCTTCGTACGCGTTTGATAAAACTTACCCATGTACTTCTAGTTTTACGGTACATGTATTTCGCCGTGTCGTTGATCATGTCGTTGGAACATGGTTCATACTCCCTATCTGCAGAAATAGTTATTGTTATATAGATAATCACTTTCTCTTGTAATCAAAAGTTGTAACAAAGAGGTGAGAGATACTAATTCAGCTTGTGACAAAGGCGGAAGTCAAAGTCTAAAGCTTGTTCTGTCCGAAGGGAAGCGAAAGATAATGGGACCGCCTGCGAAACTTGCTTGAATATCACCAAGTGGGTTGCCATTTGACTCATGTCGAACGACGGATAAATCAACTTTCACAACGGCTCCGCTAGAtatagccctagtttaagggtgaccTATGATAAACATTTgaatctcgatttctctttcttgtatTTATTCTTTACTCCGTTGTGTTTGCACGTCTTGTGTTTGCGCGTCTACTCCTAACGCATATCATATACTTGTTAGGATCGGCGCCGCAAATAAGTAAAacgagcgagaaagagaaaattgagacacgagattttatcccgaTTTACCCTTAAACTAAGGTTACGTTTAGCAAATGATTTCACTATGATTAACACCCCCACCTCTCGTTATATCATTGAGTTACAAGCAAAACTAAGTATATATAGCAATAGCTATTCATGATCTCACGTGTTTTCCGATCGcaggggagtatgaaccacaccccaacaatACTTGCCCTTCATTGCAATTAATGAATTTGATCAACATCTGCATTATGTAGTAATAAGGCATCATATCCTTAAATAGTCGAATTTTCAtcatagaaaatttgaaatctcaCAATCGCTTACTCTGATACGGCCGAGGAGATCATCAAATTTCATGTCGCTCGAACTAAGAACACCCTTTGTTTCCGGGACAAGGATGGTTTCATTCGAGACTAATCTCGTTGGCCACCCATGCAGCATGTTCGCCGACTAGACGAGCATCGACAAATGTTGTGCACCAGTGGCCCGGCAACAATGTTCGTCAAGTAATCTCGTCCATAGCTAGTTCCATAAAGTAAGGAGGTTTTCCAGACAAAAACGTCCACTAGGGGTCGACAAAAGACCATGTGACTAGCCAATGAGCAGCACCGACCTCAACTCGTGCTACGAACTTTGTCGTGTTGTAACTCTCTCAACTGAACTTCAATTTAAGCGAGCTTGTTgctcgaaagaaaaaaatcttttgaaatactAAAAGACCCTTAAGAGCCCGCATGAAAATACTTCGgaaatttcatttctctgcCATAAACCCATCTAGCAGAGAAATGCGTTTAATAAAAACCCGATcgaaatagaaatccgtttggttaaaaaattgacttctgataggatttttcacttatggtaaaaattcacttttgataggatttttgaccaattttgagaagtaaaacaTTTTAACTTCTCGACTCCATaatcacttcttggatcacaccCACCTCTGCCAACCACCGTTGCTACGACCACCGACCACGGCCGCTGCGACCACCGGCCACCGCCAACCCACTGCCGGCAGCCGCCGACCACCTCTCGCGCCTACCGTGGCCGCCAACCACCGTCGTTGCCTACCGCAGCTGCtagcctccgccgccgccaaccCGCCCCCTCTCCCCCCGGTGCCCATCGTCGTCGAccatcgtcgccgccgccgctttgCACCACCGCCGTTTGCCATTGCCGCTTGCAaccgccaccgcccaccgctAACCCCCCACCCCCCGTAGCCGCCCACCATCGCTGCCACTCGCCGACGATCACCGCCGACTACCGCCGCCTATCGACCATCGCCACCGatgattttgttaataatgtttcaaaagtaaaaattttcaaccgttatgaAACGAACTTTTCTTATCAAAAGTCAATGCGGaacagaagtaaaaaaatcaacttctacttttgaggagaagtagagaaatcaacttttgattagaagttgatttctcatagaAAAATGCTACCATGCGCTCCCTAAGTTTCTCCAACCTATCGGATGGCCGAGGACCGGCCAAAACTAATGCCAAACACGGTAACTCGAAATCATTTCCGAAAGCGCTCGCAAAACATCAAAATTTCATCCCGACCAAGCGGAACCCCAAACCAACTTACATAAAGTCTCGCAGCTCCGCGACACCCTCTAATTTCACTACAAAATGATTTTTGCAGCTCAACAATCCCTCGAATGAACCCAACAATCGAAAACGCGATCTAATCCGAATTCCCAGCTTAACCAAGAAAATTCCTTCGATTAGATGAATAAAGGCTTCGACTCTCCAGCTAACACTTTGAAACGGAATTAACCCGGCTCGGCCGGACCTCCGAGAAGCGTGCATGCAACGAAAGCCCTTTCTTCTTTCCCCTCTTTCTCGtgtctctctgttttctccctctccccttctcCATCTCAGGAAGGCGGTCGCAAGAGGAAGAATGGGAAGACCTCTTGAAGCTTATTGGGCTGAGGAGGTGCTGAGTTGGGCCTCTGGTTGGCGGCCCAAATTTCCTTAATTTTCATTACTGGGCCCATGCATAAATTTTCATTACGTGGGCCCATACATCACGCCATCCAtcaaattgagaaaagaaaaaaaaatcaaaagggaattGAATTTTGTCACCGGCGGCGTGTTCAATCCCCTTCCCCCGCCGAGATTTCGTCTCAGAAATTCTTTTGCGATtggagttgagagagagagagagagagagatggctgaCGAGGAGAGGAAGAAGCGAGTGGTGGAGTCGCTGGGATGGCTGACCGAGTCCTCGATCATGCCCAAGAAGCACCGCGCCATCGCCGGCGTCGGCGCGTCCTCGATCATGGAGCTCAAAGCTCAGCTCTACAGGTCTCAGGAGGAGTCCAAGCAATCTAAGGATCTTTCCGGCGGTTCCGACGCCTCCTACCATCGCGCCAAGATTACCGGCCCCACGCCCGATTCCTTCTCTCGCAAAAACTCCGGCGTGGAGGCACGCGCTCATAAGTGCGTCTTTacccttcaatttttttgttcatttagtcTGATTGTCGCTTTTGATACTTAGTGGTTCCTGATTGGTTGTTGAGTACCAGGTTCTGCGGTTTCTAGTTTTGTTGGTGCTTCCAAGCCCTAATTTGTTCCATTTCTTCCGGATGCGAAACGATTGAAGTATGCCGTTTGGTCGACCTTTCTGGCATGCTTGTAATTACTCCAAATTGTGATATTAGGATTTAGAATTGTGGTGAATTGAACTGGAAAATGCTGAGAGAATCTGATGCTGCAATCTTATTCTCTCTGTTATATATTGGTAGAGAATAAATGGGACCTTCTCTATCATTTTGTTATTTCATTGGGCATTCGTCATACATTGGATGCAGTTGTTCTGTAAATCGTCGGTGTTCCGTGTCATATTTTCTGTGGGACTTTCCAGTTGATATAATGATTCCTTCTATGTAGTTGAAGATGATATTCACTTGTGTTTGTTGATTTTCATTCAAGGGACAAGCTTGAGCTGAAAGCCATTAACGATGGTTCGAAAAGCTACGAAGCACTAGAGAAGAAGGCAGCCTTATACGACAAGCTAGTTAAGGGAGAGCTCTCTGATGAGGAGGACCAGGAAAAATATTGTGTGGATTTCTTTCGCAAGAACCTCGAGCATGATGACTCACAGCAGCCACAAGGGCATGACACGCCTTCTTCAGAAGTGCTGGAAGATAGGGATGACGAGGCCTCAGTGTTATTTGAGACAAATTTTACAGGACCTGGTCGAACAGTTGGGGCAATGGATAGGGACGAACATAAGCGTTTTGTGAGGTAGGGCTtgacctttttctcctttttccaatGATATCTGGATTAagatattttgcatttgtggaccttgtcaatttttggaaatataagcttgaaaaatgatgaaaatataacATCCATTCCTAACAGCGACTTCGATGTCAACAATGACGCATATATTAGGTTCAGGCCTTCATATTTGCTTATTTAGTTATTCACGATCAATTACAGGGAAGTACATGAAGAGGTGAATCAAGCACGAGAAAAGGCGTCTGACCTGAAAATGCGCAGACAAATCCAGGTAGAG
This sequence is a window from Rhodamnia argentea isolate NSW1041297 chromosome 3, ASM2092103v1, whole genome shotgun sequence. Protein-coding genes within it:
- the LOC115730807 gene encoding uncharacterized protein At4g18257-like; this translates as MADEERKKRVVESLGWLTESSIMPKKHRAIAGVGASSIMELKAQLYRSQEESKQSKDLSGGSDASYHRAKITGPTPDSFSRKNSGVEARAHKDKLELKAINDGSKSYEALEKKAALYDKLVKGELSDEEDQEKYCVDFFRKNLEHDDSQQPQGHDTPSSEVLEDRDDEASVLFETNFTGPGRTVGAMDRDEHKRFVREVHEEVNQAREKASDLKMRRQIQVEARREKLKQAYLRKQLDKLKAASGEEKKA